Proteins encoded in a region of the Effusibacillus lacus genome:
- the urtD gene encoding urea ABC transporter ATP-binding protein UrtD: MPSVLETQGLTVEFNGFKAVSDLNFSLEKGELRVILGPNGAGKTTFMDLITGKTKPTSGNVLLNGHNITGLEPYQISKLGVGRKFQGPNVFDNMTVYENIEVSMKGYYQVFKALFYRKNQEIRDKIHEILQRIDLLEKAHHVAVNLSHGERQWLEIGMLLAQDPELIILDEPTAGMTAEETYKTGVLIETLFKDRSIIVVEHDMSFVRQIARKVTVLHQGRLLAEGSLAEIEQNTKVQEVYLREGVHA; encoded by the coding sequence ATGCCGTCAGTCTTGGAAACACAAGGATTAACCGTAGAATTCAACGGGTTTAAAGCGGTTTCGGACTTGAATTTCTCGCTGGAAAAAGGGGAATTGCGTGTTATTCTTGGTCCGAACGGTGCCGGGAAAACCACGTTTATGGATTTAATCACAGGAAAAACCAAACCGACGTCCGGGAACGTACTGTTGAATGGGCACAATATTACCGGTCTGGAACCTTATCAGATTTCAAAATTGGGAGTGGGGCGTAAATTTCAAGGCCCCAATGTGTTTGACAACATGACTGTCTACGAAAACATTGAGGTCTCCATGAAAGGTTACTATCAAGTTTTTAAAGCATTGTTTTATCGAAAAAACCAAGAGATCCGCGATAAGATTCACGAAATTTTGCAAAGGATCGATCTCTTGGAAAAGGCCCATCATGTGGCGGTAAACCTGTCTCATGGAGAGCGGCAGTGGCTGGAAATCGGGATGTTGCTCGCTCAAGATCCGGAATTGATCATTCTTGACGAACCGACTGCGGGAATGACAGCCGAGGAAACTTACAAGACCGGAGTTTTGATCGAAACGTTGTTTAAAGACCGTTCCATTATAGTAGTCGAACACGATATGTCATTTGTTCGTCAAATTGCCAGGAAAGTAACCGTACTGCATCAGGGCCGGTTGCTGGCAGAGGGTTCGCTGGCAGAAATCGAACAGAACACAAAAGTGCAGGAAGTCTACCTAAGGGAGGGTGTCCATGCTTAG